CACCGTGCTGCAGATTTCGTTGTATCTGTCCATTCTCCTCCTCGGCTTCTTACTGCTCCTCTGTTACTGTGTCTTTCAGGAGTCCGTTTGGGTGATGAGCACTCTCTGGGGGTGCTATGGGGGCATCTATGGAGCGTGGCAGCAGAGTGCTGTGATAGAAAACAGGTAGATGggctgggccaggtggctcacacctgtagtcccagcacgggggaggccaaggcaggcagatcacttgagacttgaggtcaggagtttgtgactagcctgacaaacatggtaaaatcccatctctactaaaaatagaaaaattagccaggcagagcggtgggcgcctgtaatcccagctactcgggaagctaaggcacaagaattgtttgaacctgggaagcggaggttacagcaggccgagactgtgccacttcactccagcccgggaAATACAGCGAGACCTTgtatcaaaaagtaaaataaataaaataaaataataaaagtaaattaaatttaaaaataaaatataaaataataataaaataaaaatgaaggagcATCAGAGATACTGGGGTCCCAATCCCCTCTGCCACGATCTAGCTCTGGGCCCTGCTCTtcacctcagtttactcatcccAGAAACAAAGCTGTGACGGAAAGGAATTTCCActattgttgttgtcattgttcttATAAATACAATCCTGATCTTTTCCAAAGCcaggatttttttcctctcttttaccAGCAGCGTGTTCCCTTTCATTCCCTGGCAGGGAGATTTGCCCGGGTTTGGAGAACAGGGTGGCCGTTGCTGGGCTCCGTGCTCACCGGGCTGCTCTTTCCCATGCTGGCCATTGGCATCTGCCTCCCGCCCTGTGTCATGCTGTgctctctttctgtgtctgcatTTGAAAGCGATCATCAGCTGCCTATTGATGCCTTGGTCATCGATAGTACAGGCAGTTGAACTGCACAAAGCATTCTCCGTGTTTGGAAACGCTGGTGCTTTTCTCGGATTCGACTTCTCTTTTGTGAACACTCTCAAGCCTCTGGGGCATTGTGCGCTGTCATTTTGTTTGGCCTTTCTCAGCTTGACTTCTTGGCAAACATTAGGCTGTGTATATCCGGGACTATTTGTTCCCCAGGACGAGGTTAACTACTCAAGGGATGGCTGAGGCTCACAGAGCATGAGCCCTGCACAGAAGAGGTAACATTCACCAACCAGGAGAATTGTACAAAAATTGGGTATAGATCCTGATTATGACAGGATTTCCAAAGAAAGATGGCTTCTTGGAGGTGGTGTGctttggtggttttctgtttgtgttttgagacatggtcttgctctgttgcccaggctggaatgcaatggcatgattagagctcactgcagcctcaacctgctgggctcaagcgatcctcctgcctcagcctccgaagtagctgggactacaagcacatgtcaccatacctggctaattaaaacaattttttttttttgcagagatgaggtctcactatgttgtccacgctggtctccaactcctgggatcaaacgattctcccacctcaacctcccaaagtgctaagattgcaAGTGTGAGTCATCGTGCTTGGACCTtggtgggtttttctttttttggagacgaggtcttgctatgcttctttggcctcaagggatccttctgcctcagcctccccagtagctgggactataggtgcacactagTGTGTCTGGCTCTTGGTGGATTTTTGAAGTACTCAAATAGGAGTCCTTTAAAGTTGCAATGGGAAGGCTCTTAAGGGTTGggggggagaaaaaggaagactcTGAAgctgaagaggaggaagggatgaGGAGTGGACACCTGTGCTGGTATGTGGATAAGTTAGGAACCAGAGGGGGCAGTATCTCCCCATCTCATTGTGTGGCCTGTAATAGATGACCTTTAAATGTTGatgcaaaagaagaaagggaaatgttCATTGTGGCAAGAGGAGAGGGCTCACTTAATTCTGACATGTAAGAAAAATTCCTTGTGTCTCAGTCTGCTTTTGGCTCTgagggcttaaaaaaaaaaaaatgaaaaaggctgggcatggtggctcacacctgtaatcccagcactttgggaggccgaggcaggtggatcacttgaggtcaggagttcaagaccagcctggccaagatggtgaaccccgtctctactaaaaatacaaaaattagctgggcatggtggcgggcgcctgtaatcccagctacttgggagactgaggcaggagaattgcttgaacccagcaggtggagattgcagttagTGTGCcacactgaactctagcctgggcaacagagcaagactctgttaaaaaaaaaaaaaaaaaggaaggaaggaaggaaggaaggaaggaaagaaggaagaaagaaagaaagaaaacaggacaaCTTAActgattcaaataaaataaaattagggcgaggcatggtggctcacgcctacaatctcagcactttgggaggccgaggcaggtgaatcatttgaggttaggagttcgagaccagcctggccaagatggtgaaaccccgtctctactaaaaatacaaaaattagccgggtgtggtggcgggcacctgtaatcccagctaatcgggaggctgaagcaggaaaaatcactcgaacccaggagacggaggttgcagtgagctgagatcacaccactgcactccagcctgggtgacagagcaagactttgactcaaaaaacaaaaccaataaattaatgaaataacaaaagcagaaaatgagcatagggccaggcctggtggcccatgtctgtaatcccagcatgaaAGTACATCAATAGGAAATGTATGTTGGTGTCGTGGAGCAACATCTCAAAAACCCTTGGAGgatgttatggactgaatatgagaccaaggcaggaggatcatttgagaccaggagttggagaccaacctggacaacatagtatgaccctatctctacaatttttttttttaattagcagggcctggtggcatgctcctatagtcccagctactcaggaggctgagactggaggatcgcttgagcctgggaggtggaggctgcagtgagccataatttcaccactgcactgcaagctggatggcagagcaagaccctgtttcaaaaaaaaaaaaaaaagttggcagaCTTCAGTTGGAAAGTCTTGGTCCCAGTGCCCTTGAAGGGCAGGAGTGGTGCTTCTGCCCTGTGAATGCCTTCTGACCCCACCACTGGGGAGAGGTGGACACGAGAGTGGAAATCAGTTGCCTCTATCAATGGTGACAGCTGGATGTGACCACCTGCAGGCTCCCTGACACCTACTCCTCCTTCCTTTACCTCTGTTGCAGCCCACCTTCCCACCCCTACCACACACCCTGCCATGCTGGATAGGGCCTGCCGGGTGAGCTTCCTCAGGAAGGAGTGGGGACTCGGCCAAGCATCCCATGAACAAGCAAAGCACAGACACCCTGAGGGGTGTGCAGCCTCAACAAGTCCTAACCCACACTCAAGACAAATTAGACGAGGGATCTTAGAGATGGGTGACTCCTCCAAGAGCTCCAGAAAGGGTGGAAGTGCCTATCCTTGGCCCAGAAGGTAATTTTGAGAATTGAGAGCTTGAGTGTCAAAGGTTgtaaaaatcaggccgggcatggtggctcacacctgtaatcccagcacttgggaggctgagacaggcggatcacctgaggttgggagttcaagaccagcctggccaatatggtgcaatctactaaaaatacaaaaattagtcaccagatgtaattccagctactcaggaggctaaggcaggcaatcccttgaacctgggaggcagaggttgcagtgagctgagatcgcaccactgcactccagcctgggtgacagagcacgactctgtctcaaaaaaaaagtttgtggaGTTCAGAATAGCATTTCTCAGAAAGCCCCGCTACTGCTTgcaaatctttcctttttttttaatgaccctGCACAGGTTTCACTGTCACAGGTTTAATTAAAGTCTTCTGCTTGATCTCAAGTAGCTTGGAGAAAAAATCCCTCAAAGTGTTGCCCTTCAGAGATATTTTCAACGGCCTTTATTAGAAAGACTATTATTTAAGGATTACATGGTATGACACAGGGTGACTCTGCTGCACCAGAGAAGAACACGCTAGGGAAAACACTTTCTCTCCTTTAAGTCAAGTGTTTTCTGTGTCATCGGCTTGCCCAAGCATCCCTGGCATCTCTGCTTCTCAACCATAGGCTATGATGTGAATGGTGCTCCCAGGAGTAGTGCAGTACACGACCTGCACAACTGTATGTGGCAGTCCTGCCTACCCTCAGTGGAAGCAGGATGGAGATGTTCCCCTGGGTAAATGTGGCATATGTCCCTCACTATAAGCAAAAAACTAGAGCGAGTGTGAAGTCAGAAGTCCAcccagagagagaggcagagttGCAGGACAGGGATGGAATTCCAGTGCTGGTGTTCGTTGTTTTGGAGGCCCAGCTTGACCTCTGCCCTTCCCCTCGCTTGATTACGTAAGTTtccaataatgtattttatttttgaagcataAGTTAGGTTTGTATCGCCAACACATTCTATCTAAAAGCCCAAGTCTTTTCCTTAACTTGTCCTAAATGGCCAGTTATTAAGAAATTCCACTGAGGGTTTGGCTGTTGCGTACAGCCTTGTGGGCATTTTGCTTATCCAGGTTGACTTTCCCATCTGTGACACTGGCTTACGTGGTGAGGGATTCCAGCAAACAGGGCAGCATGTTGAGTTCTTGAATAAGTGTGTTGTGACAGCCTTTGTTACAGCATTTAAAGAACAGTCTGTTCTCAATGACTGACCCTTTGTCTGCTGacgtcaaaaacaaaacaagactgcAGACACACTCTTGCCAATGATAGAAGGGATGCATGtttgaaatggatttttttctatttttttgcttgGAGAGGAGGGTGTGTGGACACTAGGCTGGCCATGGTCCAAGCTGACCTATTTGCCAGCCGACCCCCGActgggctgccgtaacaaagtgCCGTCatcaactgggtggcttataaacaacagaaatttatttctcacagttctggaggctaaaagtccaagatcaaaggtACCAGTAGATTTGGTAAACCAGGAagtggtgagggcccacttcctggtttaTAGActgatggctgtcttctcactgtgtcctcaaatGGAAGCTGAcgtttcacaaatattttctgggtaaatggatgggtgggtgaacTCATGGAAGGGATGCTCCTTTAGATGAACGCTTGGATAAAGGGCGTTAGTAGAGGGACAGAATTGCAGCTCCGTCCGGCCAGGGGGCGCTGCAGGCACGTCTGCGCAGGTAGGGGCCCGGCGGAAGCGCCGCTCTAGGCTGCAGCCGCGCCCCCGACCGTATTTCCGCTGGCGCAGAGCACCAGAGAGGGGATCTTGTGGCTGCGGTTTGCAGACTGCTCTTCGCCCCCCTCCGCGAGGTTACCCCTGTACTCGCCGCCATCCATCCTGACGCCCGGGATGAGTCACTGAGGGGCAGCGCCCGAGGCGTGGTCTTACCAAGAACCCCCAGTGGCCTCCCAAGGCCGGTGCTGTGTACCTCCTTCCCGacaaaaggggaaactgaggccccgaGGGGAGTGGGAAGAGCCGACCGAACGTCAGGCCCAGCCCCTGGTGCAGTGCTGCGTCCCCTCCGCCGGGGTGGGCCCCTCAGGATTCGCGTGTCCTCGGGAAAGAGACTGGCGGGTGAGCCGCGCCCTCGGCCTTCGCTGGGCTGAGCCGACCCCATGCAGACGTCAGACCCCCGGTCCGCACAGTCTCTATGCGGGGAGGCTTAGTGCCCCTTGAGAAACGTGCAGCCCGGGGCCTTGCACGCGGGCTGAGGGGCTCTAGAGACCTCGCGACTTTCACTCCCCCGACCCCGATCTCCGACTCCTGACTTTGGAAGCCCCCAAAGCTGCTTGTCGGTTGCCTACAGAGTGTCAGTCATTGTGCCACGTCCTTGGAACCGTTAACTCATTTTCTCCTCAATAACCTGTAAAACTTCCACTTTACAGACCAATTGGCTGAGGTTTTAATAGAGGACGCCCAGGGCCCCAGAGGGGCGAATTCCAGGCTCCTTTGCCAGAACCTTGTACTAAGCCCCTTCCCTATGCTTTTCCCTGCCTAGGCCTCGTGGGCTGTGCGGCTCTCCTGGAGACAGATGACAGCTCTCCCTTGGATGACTTTGCTGGTTCCGCACCAGCCAGAGCCCCCGTTTTTCCTGCAGCACCCTGATCTGCACTCCCTGAGGGGCTCCCACTGTCCGCGCGGTGAGGATGTCCCTGGGTAAGTGGTGCTGGTCATGAGCACCTTGGGGGACCCTTCAGATTCCCTTCTGGGGGACCCCGCGGAGGGCATGGTCATGAATTCCGAGAACTGTCTGGCAAAGCCGGGTGCAGAGGAGAGCCTGGCTAAGTTCTTTCATTCTCTTGAGCTTGACTTTCTGTAATGTAATGAAACTGCGAAAACTCTGTAAGGGGGAGATCTTGCacgtttttcttccttttgaaccCATGATGTCTGGCAACCCGTAGATACTTAATATTTGTGGGATGAATAAacaatttagcttttttttttttaaccaaaaattagTCTTCTGTGACTTTCTTGATGGGGGCAGATGAGATCTTTGTACTGCATTAAGTGGATAGCGCTCAGGTCCTTTGGGCTTGGCGCTTTGGCAATCTCCAGGCAGCTCATTTTGGCCTCTGTTCCTGGATTGCCCTCTGCTCTTTCCTGCGCCTGCATTCGTAAGTGATCACGGGCCGCCCATGTCCTGATCATTGGTAGTGCAGGCAGAGGAAATGTGGGAAAGGTTGCCGTGTTTGGAGGGTCCACATCTTCACCTTCCTGTCCCGGGAACTTTCCTACACTCCTGCTTCTCAAAGCTGCACACACCTGGGGCATCCAGGGGATTGGGGGCTGCCGTGGGTGTTATGTCATGATTAGAGCTTTCACTTCCTGCTCCCTGCTGTTGGGAACCAGGCTATGTGTGTTGCTTAAATTCCCTTGACGACCAGCAGAGTCACTGCCTCAGCTGCGGCACACTCCTGTAAACCTGGTTTTGATCTCCTTTCAATCTTCTGCTGATTAACTACACATTGATCAGTGTTGGCCACCCTCACCCTGCCATAGACCATCCACTGTCTTCCTCTGTAGAGttaactattttctcttttatgagGAAATAGTGTGTTTGCTTAGGAATGTTTACTGTCTGGTAACTACTGTGCTAAGCCCTTTCCTGTTGCTTGCCATCCCTGCTGTGAGCAGGGACAAGCTAGGTGCTCACTCATGGCATCTTATCTGTTGCAGATAGTCCACTGTGTGCAGAGGCATGGGAGTTGTCATGTCGGGAACATGCTAGACCTTAGTGTCCTTGAGGTAAGATCTCTGGTTCATTCTTTGGAATGTTGGTTCTTTGTATCTAGTACAGTCCTGTACATGTTCCCAGGGGCTTTGGGGTTGGTGTAGGGGAGTTGAGAGGTGAGATGAGAATGGCACTGTGGGTCCCCAGATCCACTGTCCACCCAGCCAACCCACATCACCTCTGGCCCTTCATGTGCCTTTAGGACTTCCTGCTGGGGGGAAACCTCCAGAGTCCCACTTTGGTAATAACAGGTCTCTGCCCTTTCTCCCCGGGCAGCAGGATGTTGTAATGGAAAATGGGTGGACCTAGGCTTCAGAGACTGTGGTCGTCTGGCTTTAAATCCCCTTCTGCCACTATCCCAGTCAAGGACTGATTCAGAACctaattttcttcatttggaaaataatgttcTGATAGAGGTGACTTTTGTGGTACTTGAGACCACATGATTCCTATCATTACCAACCAGTATTTTCCCACTGTTTTTGCCCCATGTAACTTCTCTTTGATTCCTCCTGGCAGGGAAGTTCTATGGGGCTTTTTCAGGAAAGCAGAGCCACTTTTGGGGTCCTGTGCTGGGCTGGATTGTTTTCCTGGACTGGACTTAGTCCACAGGCTGCTGGCATCTGTTTCTCCTCCTGCATCTCTCTCTGCCCTTGTATACACCTGCATTCAAAAATGATCACGGGCTGCCTGTGCTCTGGTCATCAATAACGCAGGGAGAGGAATTGCTGAAAGCCGTTTCCCGTGTTTGGAGGGTTCACACCTGTCCCTTTCAAATGCTGGCGCCTTCACACACTCCTTCTCTCCTGCCAGCACCTTCTGGTCTCAGAAGCATTGCAGGATGCTGTGTGAGTGAGTGATGGGAGACACTTTAGTGTGGCTTTTTTCAGCTTAGCCTCCTGTTATCAGAGAACAGTCTCTCTCAGTGTCAAGGTTTGGGTACTAGATGGTGAGAAAAGCCTGtgtgaattattttttttaacaaataagtgTGATGTTGGGTGGCATACAGTCACTGCCTTAAGATTTTCAAAGAGAAGCAGCCTTTTGGAGGTGGTGGACCTGGGCAGGTCTTTCAAAGAGTGGGATGCGATGGGCAATAGAAAGGTATTCCAGGGAGGGGTAGCAACATGAGAAGGTCTTTGAGTCTAGGGTGAGCAAGAGTGAGACAGATGTGCAGGCAAGTAATGAGAGCGTGGAGGGATGGCTGCTGGGGTGGTCCTTGGCTCCCAGCACGGGAGGTGGGACATCTATGGGAGGGGCCCTGAGAGGTCTCTCCAGCTGTCTCTCTGCCAGTTGCACATCTGCTCAGTTGCCTGTCAAGACTCCTAGGACAGTTTTGCTAGACTCCTAAGTTTTATTTTGAGTAATCTTTGGGAGCATTGAGAttcctttttgagatgagtttGGTATGAAAGAAACTGGCAACTCATACCTGATTGATTAACTGGGGGCATTCCCATTGACATCAGCTTGAAGAAATTTGGCAGAACACTGGCGACCAAGCACTTGCAgcctcctgctctgtggcccCTCCTCACTCCAGGGATGCCGCCTTGGTCTGGAGACTGTTGGAGGAAACCCCAGGAGGTGCAGGCACTGAGCCTCTCGAGACAATGACCTGGGGTCCCAGCTTCCCTGGAGGGGTCTCCTCATGGTAAGTGAATGCCAAGAGTTTAAGTCGGCCTGTGTTTCCCAGGCAGAAATTCCAAGCCGCTGGCttcatttgtcttctcttttaGATTGTTTGAGGGTTGATCACAGACCAAAAGTGATGAGTGATGTCACTCCATGACGCATGGCTGAACCTTCTTGCCCTTATTGTCTCAGCACAACACTAATCGACTTTTCCCTCAGCGTGGGTGGAGGGTGGGCAGAGGAAAAGCCCTGTGGCTCTGGGGACTTGGGATCCAGAGGTGAAGACCTTTCAGCTGGCTCTGCCCTGCCAGTGCCACAGAGTGCCATGGCCCAGGAAGACTGGTTTTCTTCCATCTAGGCCAGGCCATCCAGTGGCCATCCTCCGTGTCCTCCCGCCTGCTCCTGGTGTGACTTCTGAAAACCAAGAATTTGTTCCTGTTGACTTTTTCTGTGCTATGGACCATTGTCCTCTCATGCACTCAATAAATCTTGAAACGTGCCCTGCTGctagttctttcatttttgtgtatttgttttttttatcaGTATCTCTGTGTGCCAGCAAGACTTGGTATAGAGACTGCGTCACAAGGGCAGATTTTCTGGTTCTCATTCGTTAAGACTTTCCCCTTGACACACACCCAAGGCTTGACCTAGGGAACGTGAGATGGGACGTGGGATTTGGACTGGGATTGAACAGTAATCCCAAGTGCATCTAGGGGTTGCGGGGGTTCAGGCTTAGGAGAGAAGGGGAACTGTTAGGATTAAGTTGGCGGGGGAAACATTTGAGCCAGAGCTTTGGGAGAGAAGACGGGATGACTTAGGGATGGAGGCAGGGGCGGGAGTCCTTGAGGAATGTAAGAGTGCCctaggctgggggcggtggctcaagcctgtaatcccagcactttgggaggccgaggcgggtagatcacgaggtcaggagatcaagaccatcctggctaacatggtgaaaccccgtctctactaaaaatac
This is a stretch of genomic DNA from Papio anubis isolate 15944 chromosome 16, Panubis1.0, whole genome shotgun sequence. It encodes these proteins:
- the LOC108580614 gene encoding uncharacterized protein LOC108580614 isoform X2; this translates as MLDLSVLELEEIWQNTGDQALAASCSVAPPHSRDAALVWRLLEETPGGAGTEPLETMTWGPSFPGGVSSWPGHPVAILRVLPPAPGVTSENQEFVPVDFFCAMDHCPLMHSINLETCPAASSFIFVYLFFLSVSLCASKTWYRDCVTRADFLVLIR
- the LOC108580614 gene encoding uncharacterized protein LOC108580614 isoform X1 translates to MSLVHCVQRHGSCHVGNMLDLSVLELEEIWQNTGDQALAASCSVAPPHSRDAALVWRLLEETPGGAGTEPLETMTWGPSFPGGVSSWPGHPVAILRVLPPAPGVTSENQEFVPVDFFCAMDHCPLMHSINLETCPAASSFIFVYLFFLSVSLCASKTWYRDCVTRADFLVLIR